The genomic window AAGAGTATGGTGCATTTGCCCTTCGTCGTGCGGTATCTTTAGTGGCTATGATGAACAGTGTCAGAGATGCTGATGAGATGAATAAGCTTGAAAGTGTTAATGAATTTTTTAATCGTACACCCTATGCATCGGATCAAACAACATGGGGGGTAAGTGATTACTGGGCAACACGGTTAGAATTTATCGGTCGTGATAAAGCTGATTGCGAAGACTATGTTATCGCTAAATATTTTACCCTTAAAGAACTGGGTGTTTCACCCAAAAAGCTTTACATGACGTATGCTAAATCGTTACGTTATCGAACTGCTCATTTAGTGCTTACCTATTATGAAACCCCTAAATCTGTCCCTTTGGTCTTGGATAACTACAATTACAAGATTCTCCCTGCATCGGCACGTAATGATTTGGTACCGATATACAGTTTTAGCGGCGATGAGCTTTTTTCTGCCAAACAAGCCCAAATCGGAAAACTCGTACCTGCTTCAGGGGAGCAAAAACGTCCGTGGAACGAACTTACAATCACACAACAAAAGGAATAAATCATGAGCTTATTTAAACAACTTGCCATTATGTTGACGCTGTTTTTAGGGATTATACTCGCTTCGGTTATGGTACTGAACTTTAAAACGGCGAGTGAATTTATCCAAAATCAGCTCTATACAGATGCTAAAAATACGGCACATTCATTAGGACTTTCGCTCTCAAAAGTAGCTGATCCAAATGATCCATCAAGCATGGAGACGATGATTAATGCGATTTTCGACAGCGGGTATTATCAAAGTATAGAACTGGATGATTTGGATGGCAAAGTGGTGTATGAACGTCATAACGATATGCTCGTGAGTGATGTACCGCAATGGTTTATTTCGGCAGTAAAAATTGAGAATGCGAGTGCAACCAGTAATATTATGATAGGTTGGAGTCAATTTGGGACATTACACGTTAGCGGTCATACGGGAAATGCTTATCGTCAATTGTACTCGACATTGATCAACCTTATTGAAACTTTTTGTATGATGGGTATCGTTGTTTTTGCTTTTCTCTATATCCTTCTCAGCTTTAGCTTAAAATCACTCAAACGGATAAAAGATCAGGCCAAAGCGATTATAGACAATCAGTTTATTTTTGAAGAGAAAATCCCGTTTACGACGGAATTTCGTTCTGTAACGGTTGCTATGAATGCAATGGTAGGTAAGGTTAAAGATATTTTTGAACGTGAAAATGAAACACTTCGACGTTATCATGAATTGCTCTACAAAGACAGCGAGACGAAACTCTATAATCGTCGCTATGTTGTCTCGAAACTCCCCGATTATCTCCAAGCCGATACCTCTAATTGTGTCGGTATGTATGCATTGTGCAGTTTTGATGAGTTGGATCACTTTAAAAAAGAGTTTGGTTATGAAGCGTATCATCATCTGATGATTGATTTTTCAAACGAATTGAATAGTCAATTTTCACAGAGTCCCTCATCGATGATTGCACGACTGAATGAGAGTGATTTTTTTGTGGTTCTTCCAGCACAAAGTTTGAACGAAATTCATAAGGGTATGAGTGCTGTGATGGAACAGCTAAAAGAGCAGCTGTATAAAGAGTATGAAGGATCTTCGGAATATCTTATTTTCGGATGTGCACTCGGAAATTACAGTGAAAAAGATACCCTTAAATCACTATTCTCACGCGCTGATTATTCGGTTACTCATGCAAAATTACGAGCAAATTTTACGATTGATATTGCTCATGAAGAGGAATATGCTTTGGTTCTCGGTCGTGAAGAGTGGCGTCAAGAACTGTTATTATCATTGGAAGAGTCCCGAATGTTATTGGCATTTCAAAGTGTTGTTAGTTTCCATAATGATGCGTCAACTGTATTACATGAAGAGATATTCCTACGACTTCTTGATCGTGAGGGGGTAATTCACTCGGCAGGATATTTCATTCCGGTTGCAACCAGTCTTGGACTTGTAGAACAGCTTGATCGATATATGATCTCAAAAGTGCTTAAACATCTAAAGGATGATGGCTCAACAGTTTCTATGGCTCTTAATCTTAGTAGTGATTTTGTTACCAAATATACCAATATGGAATGGCTCAAAGAACAATTAAGTGCTTTTGCTAAAACCAATACGACCCCATTG from Sulfuricurvum sp. includes these protein-coding regions:
- a CDS encoding transglutaminase-like cysteine peptidase, with the translated sequence MKKRFTLFIVLAVLTATLISSPEFFIAKPFLDKIEKEYGAFALRRAVSLVAMMNSVRDADEMNKLESVNEFFNRTPYASDQTTWGVSDYWATRLEFIGRDKADCEDYVIAKYFTLKELGVSPKKLYMTYAKSLRYRTAHLVLTYYETPKSVPLVLDNYNYKILPASARNDLVPIYSFSGDELFSAKQAQIGKLVPASGEQKRPWNELTITQQKE
- a CDS encoding LapD/MoxY N-terminal periplasmic domain-containing protein, with the translated sequence MSLFKQLAIMLTLFLGIILASVMVLNFKTASEFIQNQLYTDAKNTAHSLGLSLSKVADPNDPSSMETMINAIFDSGYYQSIELDDLDGKVVYERHNDMLVSDVPQWFISAVKIENASATSNIMIGWSQFGTLHVSGHTGNAYRQLYSTLINLIETFCMMGIVVFAFLYILLSFSLKSLKRIKDQAKAIIDNQFIFEEKIPFTTEFRSVTVAMNAMVGKVKDIFERENETLRRYHELLYKDSETKLYNRRYVVSKLPDYLQADTSNCVGMYALCSFDELDHFKKEFGYEAYHHLMIDFSNELNSQFSQSPSSMIARLNESDFFVVLPAQSLNEIHKGMSAVMEQLKEQLYKEYEGSSEYLIFGCALGNYSEKDTLKSLFSRADYSVTHAKLRANFTIDIAHEEEYALVLGREEWRQELLLSLEESRMLLAFQSVVSFHNDASTVLHEEIFLRLLDREGVIHSAGYFIPVATSLGLVEQLDRYMISKVLKHLKDDGSTVSMALNLSSDFVTKYTNMEWLKEQLSAFAKTNTTPLWFEVSNSIALSEIDAVKNISMLVKSFGHRFGIDHFAIPESGAGYLQVIRPDYVKSNGSYLSDMMIDKENGNSRESFHNLAKSLGISIIAIMIENTEQMEELRQIGLNNFQGSFVAPVAML